A portion of the Natronococcus sp. AD-5 genome contains these proteins:
- a CDS encoding NUDIX hydrolase — MTDLDDWELLEEVTEYETPWYDGGYDRLAQPDGSEKRYYWAELPPAVVVVARIDAGVLEDADDEDQLLFVEQYRPTIRETHLELPAGIVEDGESYTRAAARELEEETGFRPSSTALLQEYAVATGVLRHDRAVVYAEGLEPGERELDGNEFLEVTTVPVDDALERAREQPANDATLTGLLLAKEDGLL, encoded by the coding sequence ATGACCGACCTCGACGACTGGGAGTTACTGGAGGAAGTGACCGAGTACGAGACGCCCTGGTACGACGGCGGCTACGATCGGCTCGCGCAGCCGGACGGGAGCGAGAAACGCTACTACTGGGCCGAGCTGCCGCCCGCGGTCGTCGTGGTCGCCCGAATCGACGCCGGGGTACTCGAGGATGCGGACGACGAGGACCAGTTACTGTTCGTCGAGCAGTACCGCCCGACGATCCGCGAGACCCACCTCGAGCTCCCCGCAGGAATCGTCGAGGACGGCGAATCTTACACGCGGGCCGCCGCGCGCGAACTCGAGGAGGAGACCGGGTTTCGCCCCTCGAGCACGGCGCTGCTCCAGGAGTACGCCGTGGCGACCGGCGTGCTCCGCCACGATCGAGCCGTCGTCTACGCCGAGGGGCTCGAGCCCGGCGAGCGCGAACTCGACGGCAACGAGTTCCTCGAAGTGACGACCGTGCCGGTCGACGACGCGCTCGAGCGTGCCCGCGAACAACCGGCGAACGACGCGACCCTGACGGGACTGCTGCTCGCGAAGGAGGACGGGCTGCTCTGA
- a CDS encoding NUDIX domain-containing protein — MFDDIVPDAPRERRTIRVSRAEFESFREWGIDGTGLTAAARVRDPDGRIALVENRWSNGWILPGGAVEPGERLRETARREIREETGLAAVVEEPLVVLEQTYVSKPDGEQFAAAYAVYRASADGAIPATRELGVTEDEITAARRFETLPDEFHDGELLRQYL; from the coding sequence TTGTTCGACGACATCGTCCCCGATGCGCCGCGGGAACGACGGACGATCCGCGTATCGAGGGCGGAGTTCGAATCGTTTCGGGAGTGGGGGATCGACGGCACCGGACTGACCGCCGCGGCTCGCGTTCGCGACCCCGACGGGCGGATCGCGCTCGTCGAGAATCGGTGGTCCAACGGCTGGATACTGCCCGGCGGCGCGGTCGAGCCGGGCGAACGACTTCGAGAGACTGCGCGGCGCGAAATCCGCGAGGAAACCGGATTGGCCGCGGTGGTCGAGGAACCGCTCGTCGTGCTCGAGCAGACGTACGTCTCGAAACCCGACGGGGAACAGTTCGCCGCGGCGTACGCGGTCTACAGGGCCAGCGCCGACGGCGCGATTCCCGCTACCCGTGAGTTAGGGGTGACCGAAGACGAGATCACGGCCGCGCGGCGGTTCGAAACGCTGCCGGACGAATTTCACGACGGCGAACTGCTCCGACAGTATCTGTAA
- a CDS encoding DUF5809 family protein: MHTVGTFTFESPEEARETYESVGPAAQTVVREVAKSMEFDREEYGERVTGDVVETARDALFASLLEVTVGSREEYEEWRESYDGDVTEVGHERVDRVVWHAGPTGDAVAATFQQEEDAAVATLRRQAFGRIYREFLEESD; this comes from the coding sequence ATGCACACGGTGGGGACGTTCACGTTCGAGTCGCCCGAGGAGGCACGCGAGACGTACGAGTCGGTCGGCCCCGCGGCGCAGACGGTCGTCCGCGAGGTCGCGAAATCCATGGAGTTCGACCGCGAGGAGTACGGCGAGCGCGTCACCGGCGACGTCGTCGAGACCGCTCGCGACGCGCTGTTCGCGAGTCTCCTCGAAGTTACCGTCGGCTCCCGCGAGGAGTACGAGGAGTGGCGCGAGTCCTACGACGGCGACGTGACCGAGGTCGGCCACGAGCGCGTCGACCGCGTCGTCTGGCACGCCGGCCCGACGGGCGACGCCGTCGCGGCGACCTTCCAGCAGGAAGAAGACGCTGCGGTCGCCACGCTGCGACGGCAGGCGTTCGGCCGGATCTACCGGGAGTTCCTCGAGGAGTCGGACTGA
- a CDS encoding DUF5810 domain-containing protein has protein sequence MGYVCPVCDAEEADAVHLANHLAVTASLGRRDHEAWLEEHAPDWADCGPEELGEIVSEHATEIETPEFDGRAHDRGRPQGLEDELARQSRQPGRGTMTAEAESVLEEARELTRRMESSGDDSPDEADEAGTNGTGDENENA, from the coding sequence ATGGGATACGTCTGCCCGGTCTGTGACGCCGAAGAGGCCGACGCGGTCCACCTCGCGAACCACCTCGCCGTCACCGCCTCGCTCGGACGCCGGGACCACGAGGCCTGGCTCGAGGAGCACGCCCCCGACTGGGCCGACTGCGGCCCCGAGGAGCTCGGCGAGATCGTCAGCGAGCACGCGACCGAAATCGAGACGCCGGAGTTCGACGGCCGCGCACACGATCGCGGCCGTCCGCAGGGACTCGAGGACGAACTCGCCCGCCAGAGCCGCCAGCCGGGACGCGGGACGATGACGGCCGAGGCGGAGAGCGTGCTCGAGGAGGCGCGCGAGCTGACCCGTCGGATGGAATCGTCCGGCGACGACTCTCCGGACGAAGCGGACGAAGCGGGGACGAACGGAACCGGAGACGAAAACGAAAACGCGTAA
- the rimI gene encoding ribosomal protein S18-alanine N-acetyltransferase, with protein MTTPAPTSRDDGGFSIRPAERADLLAIVRIENASFAQPWPYDAFDRFIGDPGFLVATGENGEITGYVIADVTRNYGRDLGHIKDIAVHPDRRGAGVGSALLSRVLPVLAARGADSVKLEVRESNDSAKRLYRTFGFEPLRRVPGYYDDEDAIVMIRKLE; from the coding sequence GTGACAACCCCGGCTCCGACGAGTCGCGATGACGGCGGGTTCTCGATCCGGCCCGCGGAGCGCGCGGACCTGCTGGCGATCGTTCGCATCGAGAACGCGTCGTTCGCCCAGCCCTGGCCCTACGACGCGTTCGATCGATTTATCGGCGACCCGGGATTCCTCGTCGCAACCGGTGAGAACGGCGAGATCACGGGATACGTCATCGCCGACGTGACGCGAAACTACGGCCGCGATCTCGGTCACATCAAGGACATCGCCGTCCACCCCGACCGGCGCGGTGCGGGCGTCGGCTCCGCGCTGCTATCGCGGGTACTCCCCGTCCTCGCGGCGCGCGGCGCCGATTCGGTCAAACTCGAGGTCCGGGAGTCGAACGACAGCGCGAAGCGCCTCTACCGGACGTTCGGCTTCGAGCCGCTTCGACGGGTCCCGGGATACTACGACGACGAGGACGCGATCGTGATGATCCGAAAACTCGAGTGA
- a CDS encoding sodium-dependent transporter, whose translation MADVPTKTARAEWGTRFGFLMAMIGAMVGAGNIWRFPYVMGNNGGGAFVLAFLSLLFLLAVPGLMAEVALGRYTNKGVIGAFRDVVGRGGMVGFGVVVLLVNVALMSYYSPVIAWTLYYAVHSLLFTFTAPGFEAEPFMTGLFDNAALMIGLHTVVMGSIAAVLALGIRRGVERVVVYAVPALVIALVIMAVRGLTLEGATDGLAFAFTVRWEYLVRSETWIAALGQALFSTGLGWGIALTIGSYLREYDDVPLGGGVFTAIGESSVGILAALAIFPIVFAVGIEPDVGAGLAFVSVVQVFPEIPLGGIVAILFFVGFFLATFTSGLLITEVSVTTLAEETRFTRTQTVLGVCGGIWLLGLPSAYSVEVLDYLDFVFGNWGLPLATLAIIGVIGWVMGPERLRLLAVNQNAGIHIGRWWNPVVKYVIPAVMIFIMAYYAWEDFGSREMIGGMLVLVLFPIIGYALMSVLEGRGGRPDTAGVTGGDD comes from the coding sequence ATGGCAGACGTTCCAACCAAAACGGCTCGAGCGGAGTGGGGGACGCGGTTCGGGTTCCTGATGGCGATGATCGGCGCCATGGTGGGCGCCGGAAACATCTGGCGGTTCCCGTACGTGATGGGAAACAATGGAGGCGGCGCGTTCGTCCTCGCGTTCCTCTCGCTCCTGTTTCTGCTCGCGGTGCCGGGGTTGATGGCCGAGGTCGCCCTCGGTCGGTACACGAACAAGGGCGTCATCGGCGCGTTTCGCGACGTCGTCGGACGCGGAGGAATGGTCGGGTTCGGCGTCGTCGTCCTTCTTGTAAACGTCGCGCTGATGTCGTACTACTCGCCGGTGATCGCCTGGACGCTGTACTACGCGGTCCACTCGCTCCTGTTTACGTTCACGGCGCCCGGGTTCGAGGCCGAACCGTTCATGACCGGCCTCTTCGACAATGCGGCGCTGATGATCGGGCTCCACACGGTCGTGATGGGATCGATCGCGGCGGTGCTCGCGCTCGGGATCCGGCGCGGCGTCGAGCGCGTCGTCGTCTACGCCGTCCCGGCGCTCGTGATCGCGCTCGTCATCATGGCCGTTCGCGGGTTGACGCTCGAGGGCGCGACCGACGGGTTGGCCTTCGCGTTCACGGTCCGGTGGGAGTACCTCGTTCGAAGCGAGACCTGGATCGCCGCCCTCGGCCAGGCGCTGTTCTCGACCGGCCTCGGCTGGGGGATCGCGCTGACGATCGGAAGCTACCTTCGGGAGTACGACGACGTGCCCCTCGGCGGCGGGGTGTTCACCGCGATCGGCGAGTCGAGCGTCGGCATCCTCGCGGCGCTCGCGATCTTCCCCATCGTTTTCGCCGTCGGCATCGAACCCGACGTCGGAGCGGGGCTCGCGTTCGTTTCGGTCGTCCAGGTGTTCCCCGAGATTCCCCTGGGCGGGATCGTCGCGATCCTCTTTTTCGTCGGCTTCTTCCTCGCGACGTTCACGTCCGGACTGCTCATCACCGAAGTGAGCGTCACCACGCTCGCCGAGGAGACGCGGTTCACCCGAACGCAGACGGTTCTCGGCGTCTGCGGCGGCATCTGGCTGCTCGGATTGCCGAGCGCGTACTCCGTGGAGGTTCTCGACTACCTCGACTTCGTCTTCGGGAACTGGGGGCTCCCCCTGGCGACGCTCGCGATCATCGGGGTCATCGGCTGGGTGATGGGCCCCGAACGGCTGCGCCTGCTCGCGGTCAATCAGAACGCCGGCATCCACATCGGTCGCTGGTGGAACCCCGTCGTCAAGTACGTCATCCCGGCCGTGATGATCTTCATCATGGCGTACTACGCCTGGGAAGACTTCGGCAGTCGAGAGATGATCGGCGGCATGCTCGTGCTCGTGCTGTTCCCGATCATCGGCTACGCGCTCATGTCCGTCCTCGAGGGACGCGGCGGCCGACCGGACACGGCCGGCGTGACGGGGGGTGACGACTGA
- a CDS encoding DUF892 family protein produces MSVDTIHDLFEHGLEDIYHAEHELLDALEELEENTEREEIARAFAEHREETQGHIDRLKDVFEMFGEPPEKEECEGIEGLIQEYEEFTEQDPSQEVLDYHNMAAAEKTEHYEIAAYGNLIPLADQLGMDDAADLLEENLREEQDALDELKELTEAFEMDAIPAE; encoded by the coding sequence ATGAGCGTCGACACCATCCACGATCTGTTCGAGCACGGTCTCGAGGACATTTACCACGCGGAACACGAGTTGCTCGATGCGCTCGAGGAACTCGAGGAGAACACCGAACGCGAGGAGATCGCCCGGGCGTTCGCCGAACACCGCGAAGAGACCCAGGGCCATATCGACCGGCTCAAGGACGTCTTCGAGATGTTCGGCGAGCCGCCCGAGAAAGAAGAGTGCGAAGGGATCGAGGGGTTGATCCAAGAGTACGAGGAGTTCACCGAGCAGGATCCGTCCCAGGAGGTGCTCGACTACCACAACATGGCCGCGGCGGAGAAGACGGAACACTACGAAATCGCCGCCTACGGGAACCTGATCCCGCTCGCGGATCAGCTCGGAATGGACGACGCGGCCGACCTCTTGGAGGAGAACCTCCGGGAGGAACAGGACGCGCTCGACGAACTGAAGGAACTGACCGAGGCCTTCGAGATGGACGCGATCCCCGCGGAGTGA
- a CDS encoding DUF2267 domain-containing protein, with amino-acid sequence MTTDSTDLLERIASTDPVDSTETAREGVEATMETLGERITDGQAEDLAATLLDVAAEPLREAHPREAEEFSLATFVARVAERTPVTDDAGDPIEPVDLIRAVLTGVGTAADDAELERTRDQLRDEFGVVFEPGRLLDAEEFHETVAERLLDGVDADPRTATDATLRTLADRITGRQAVDLALYLPRAVRRPLIDTDEDVREFGREEFLEHVATRANVAESDAADLARAVFDATP; translated from the coding sequence GTGACCACGGATTCGACCGACCTCCTCGAACGAATCGCATCGACCGATCCCGTCGACTCGACCGAGACCGCACGCGAGGGCGTCGAGGCGACGATGGAGACGCTCGGCGAGCGGATCACCGACGGCCAGGCGGAGGATCTCGCGGCGACGCTTCTCGACGTCGCCGCCGAACCGCTTCGAGAAGCGCATCCGCGGGAGGCGGAGGAGTTCTCGCTCGCCACGTTCGTCGCCCGCGTCGCCGAGCGAACGCCCGTGACGGACGACGCTGGCGACCCCATAGAGCCCGTCGATCTCATCCGCGCAGTACTGACTGGCGTCGGGACGGCGGCCGACGACGCCGAACTCGAGCGCACGCGAGACCAGCTTCGCGATGAGTTCGGCGTCGTCTTCGAGCCAGGCCGGTTGTTGGACGCCGAGGAGTTCCACGAAACCGTCGCGGAACGACTTCTCGACGGCGTCGACGCCGACCCCAGGACGGCGACCGACGCGACGCTCCGGACGCTCGCCGACCGCATCACCGGCAGGCAGGCCGTCGACCTCGCGCTGTATCTCCCGCGGGCCGTCCGACGGCCGCTTATCGACACGGACGAGGACGTCCGCGAGTTCGGCCGGGAGGAGTTTCTCGAGCACGTCGCGACGCGGGCCAACGTCGCGGAGAGCGACGCGGCAGACCTGGCGCGAGCAGTGTTCGACGCGACCCCGTGA
- a CDS encoding DUF7119 family protein gives MTDNRPRENARDRDERGRYVPTDRESPVGAPVIRGDESVTGTHAREAVQFDPDDPDSLADAAETVRQFASGEIADDHLYMLRGAAACAALVRGEGSYKAAAERAGGDATISFIRKWARVHDLPRSVRKQVALGQIAPTAAKHIARVGGEARLLLAWATLDGDLTVREVRSVASAVNDDIPIEQALEEYGVELGQLDVTLSPATYRDLRRRASIEDLDPGELVTTALEEYLE, from the coding sequence ATGACCGACAACCGGCCCCGCGAGAACGCACGCGACCGCGACGAACGCGGTCGATACGTTCCCACTGACCGTGAATCGCCCGTCGGCGCCCCCGTCATCCGAGGCGACGAATCGGTCACCGGAACGCACGCACGCGAGGCCGTCCAGTTCGATCCCGACGATCCAGACAGCCTCGCCGACGCCGCCGAAACCGTCCGCCAGTTCGCCAGCGGCGAGATCGCCGACGACCACCTCTACATGCTTCGCGGCGCTGCCGCCTGTGCCGCACTCGTCCGCGGAGAAGGGTCGTATAAGGCCGCGGCCGAGCGCGCCGGCGGAGACGCGACCATCTCGTTCATTCGGAAGTGGGCCCGCGTCCACGACCTGCCGCGGTCGGTTCGCAAACAGGTCGCGCTCGGTCAGATCGCACCGACCGCCGCCAAACACATCGCTCGCGTCGGCGGCGAAGCCCGTCTGCTTCTCGCCTGGGCGACCCTCGACGGCGACCTCACCGTTCGCGAGGTCCGCAGCGTCGCCAGCGCCGTCAACGACGATATCCCCATCGAGCAGGCACTCGAGGAGTACGGCGTCGAACTCGGGCAGCTCGACGTGACGCTCTCACCCGCCACGTACCGCGATCTCCGACGTCGCGCTTCCATCGAGGACCTCGACCCCGGCGAACTCGTAACGACCGCGCTCGAAGAATACCTCGAGTAA
- a CDS encoding winged helix-turn-helix domain-containing protein, which translates to MVRDPITSESSPSPEVICSALDDPDCREIIRNLEEPMTASELNARCEIPQSTLYRKLEILTDSTLLEESTEIRRDGHHASKYSIAFDEITLALDDDRSLSVEIERPARTADERLAELWSEVRKET; encoded by the coding sequence ATGGTCCGGGACCCGATCACTTCGGAATCATCACCGTCACCGGAAGTGATCTGTTCTGCGCTCGACGACCCCGACTGCCGGGAGATCATCCGGAACCTCGAGGAACCGATGACGGCGTCGGAGCTCAACGCTCGGTGCGAGATCCCCCAATCGACGCTGTATCGAAAACTCGAGATACTGACCGACTCGACGTTACTCGAGGAGTCGACAGAGATCCGTCGTGACGGTCACCACGCGAGCAAGTACTCGATCGCGTTCGACGAGATTACGCTCGCACTCGACGACGACCGGTCGCTGTCGGTCGAGATCGAACGCCCGGCTCGAACAGCGGACGAACGACTCGCCGAACTGTGGTCTGAGGTGCGAAAGGAGACATGA
- a CDS encoding DUF7521 family protein, translating to MRLPLTGLEIALALAVVKTLVLIVGSVITYFAFKAYRRTRQPALGYLAGGFGIVTLGFVLAGVLHEILGVSLETGVLLESLLVLAGFLVIAYSLYVQ from the coding sequence ATGAGGCTACCACTGACTGGACTGGAAATCGCGCTCGCACTGGCAGTTGTCAAGACGCTCGTTCTCATCGTCGGGAGCGTGATCACGTACTTCGCGTTCAAAGCGTACCGACGAACGCGGCAGCCGGCGCTGGGGTACCTCGCGGGCGGCTTCGGGATCGTTACGCTCGGGTTCGTCCTGGCGGGGGTCCTTCACGAGATCCTCGGCGTCTCGCTCGAGACGGGCGTCCTTCTGGAGAGTTTGCTCGTCCTCGCGGGCTTTCTCGTCATCGCCTACTCGCTGTACGTACAGTAA
- the lpdA gene encoding dihydrolipoyl dehydrogenase, with amino-acid sequence MVVGDVTTGTDVLVIGAGPAGYVAAIRAGQLDLDVTLVEKDAYGGTCLNYGCIPSKALITATDVAHEAGNAEEMGIHADPAVDLAKMMNWKDDVVGQLTGGVEKLCKANGVNLLEGTARFADENTVRVSHSGEGQGSETLEFEHAIVATGSRPIQIPGFDYGDEPVLDSTQALALESVPDSLVVVGAGYIGMELAGVYAKLGTDVTVIEMLDGILPGYDDDLKRPVKQRANELEIDFRFGYTASGWSETGDGIQVVAEPAGQAAADGGQAEAVEDEALELDAEKVLVAIGREPVSDTLDLEEAGVETDDKGFVETDSRARSNVEHIFAVGDVAGEPMLAHKGSTEGQVAAEVIAGEPSAIDYQAMPAAVFTEPEIGTVGMSESEAEEAGFETVVGKFPFRASGRALTTGESDGFVKIVADDDQGYVLGAQIVGPEASELIAELGLAIELGATLEDVASTVHTHPTLSEAVMEAAENALGHAIHTLNR; translated from the coding sequence ATGGTCGTCGGAGATGTCACCACCGGCACGGACGTGCTGGTCATCGGCGCCGGACCCGCCGGCTACGTGGCCGCGATCCGGGCCGGACAGCTCGACCTGGACGTAACGCTCGTCGAAAAGGACGCCTACGGCGGAACCTGCCTGAATTACGGCTGTATCCCCTCGAAAGCGTTGATCACCGCGACCGACGTCGCCCACGAGGCTGGCAACGCCGAGGAGATGGGGATCCACGCCGACCCGGCGGTCGACCTCGCCAAGATGATGAACTGGAAGGACGACGTCGTCGGCCAGCTCACGGGCGGCGTCGAGAAGCTCTGCAAGGCAAACGGCGTTAACCTGCTCGAGGGAACCGCCCGCTTCGCCGACGAAAATACCGTCCGCGTCTCCCACAGCGGCGAAGGACAGGGCTCCGAGACCCTCGAGTTCGAACACGCCATCGTCGCGACCGGCTCGCGGCCGATCCAGATTCCCGGATTCGACTACGGCGACGAACCGGTGCTCGACTCGACGCAGGCGCTGGCGCTCGAGTCCGTCCCGGATTCGCTGGTCGTCGTCGGCGCCGGCTACATCGGGATGGAGCTGGCCGGCGTCTACGCCAAGCTCGGCACCGACGTGACGGTCATCGAGATGCTCGACGGCATCTTGCCGGGATACGACGACGATCTCAAACGGCCGGTCAAGCAGCGCGCGAACGAACTCGAGATCGACTTCCGCTTCGGCTATACGGCCTCGGGGTGGTCCGAGACGGGCGACGGAATTCAGGTCGTCGCGGAGCCGGCCGGGCAGGCTGCAGCCGACGGTGGTCAGGCTGAGGCCGTTGAGGACGAGGCGCTCGAACTCGACGCCGAGAAGGTGCTCGTCGCCATCGGTCGCGAGCCGGTTTCGGACACGCTCGACCTCGAGGAAGCCGGCGTCGAGACGGACGACAAGGGCTTCGTCGAGACCGACTCGCGCGCGCGATCGAACGTCGAACACATCTTCGCCGTCGGCGACGTTGCCGGCGAACCGATGCTCGCCCACAAGGGTAGCACGGAGGGCCAGGTCGCCGCCGAGGTGATCGCCGGCGAGCCGTCCGCGATCGACTACCAGGCGATGCCCGCGGCGGTGTTCACCGAACCCGAGATCGGAACCGTGGGAATGTCCGAATCCGAGGCCGAGGAGGCCGGCTTCGAGACCGTCGTCGGGAAGTTCCCGTTCCGTGCCAGCGGTCGTGCGCTGACCACCGGCGAGTCGGACGGCTTCGTCAAAATCGTCGCCGACGACGACCAGGGCTACGTGCTCGGCGCACAGATCGTCGGCCCCGAAGCGTCGGAACTCATCGCCGAGCTCGGGCTCGCGATCGAACTCGGCGCGACCCTCGAGGACGTCGCGTCGACGGTCCACACCCACCCGACGCTCTCGGAGGCAGTGATGGAGGCCGCCGAGAACGCGCTCGGCCACGCGATTCACACGCTGAATCGCTGA
- a CDS encoding 2-oxo acid dehydrogenase subunit E2, translating into MVREFKLPDVGEGVAEGELVSWLVEEGETVSEDQPVAEVETDKALVEVPAPINGTVRERHYEEGDVIPVGEVFVTFDVEGEEGEPKSTAATEPTTSEEERASEPAGVDSPDQAREVPEGEPAGDAGATGAETGEVAPPEDRVFAPPRVRRMAREEGIDLSRLEGSGPGGRITAADVQAAASGSEPSQAAESTAATAEPEPESEAAAGSSQAEREPAAATETTETTAAPAQAESADRDRTLAAPATRRLAKEEGVDIDAVPATEERDGEAFVTPDAVREYAEAQQRAQEADAEALEAGEPVGEAEKGTEFAPGERERREPFRGVRKTIADAMVESKYSAPHVTHHDEVDVTELVEARERLKPRAEEQGIRLTYMPFIMKAVTAALKEYPEMNAVIDEGNDEVVYRDYYNVGVATATDVGLMVPVVDNADGKGLLQLSSEMNELVQKARERSISPGELQGSTFTITNIGGIGGEYATPIINYPEAGILAIGEIKRKPRVVTDEDGTESIEPRSMMTLSLSFDHRLIDGAIGAQFTNTVMEYLENPELLLLE; encoded by the coding sequence ATGGTACGCGAGTTCAAACTCCCGGACGTCGGCGAAGGGGTCGCCGAGGGCGAACTGGTCTCGTGGCTGGTCGAGGAAGGCGAGACGGTCAGCGAGGACCAGCCGGTCGCCGAGGTCGAGACGGACAAGGCCCTCGTCGAGGTGCCCGCGCCGATCAACGGGACGGTTCGCGAGCGCCACTACGAGGAGGGCGACGTCATCCCCGTCGGCGAGGTGTTCGTGACCTTCGACGTGGAAGGGGAGGAGGGCGAACCGAAATCCACAGCGGCGACCGAGCCGACCACCTCCGAGGAAGAACGGGCGAGCGAGCCGGCGGGAGTCGATTCGCCGGACCAGGCTCGGGAGGTGCCGGAGGGCGAGCCCGCCGGCGACGCCGGTGCGACCGGCGCCGAAACCGGCGAGGTCGCGCCGCCCGAAGACCGCGTCTTCGCGCCCCCGCGCGTGCGCCGGATGGCCCGCGAGGAGGGGATCGACCTCTCGAGGCTCGAGGGCAGCGGCCCCGGCGGTCGCATCACCGCGGCCGACGTGCAGGCCGCGGCGAGCGGGTCGGAGCCGTCGCAGGCGGCCGAATCGACGGCGGCGACCGCCGAGCCCGAACCCGAGTCGGAAGCGGCCGCGGGCTCGAGTCAGGCCGAGCGGGAACCGGCGGCCGCGACGGAGACGACCGAGACGACGGCTGCACCGGCTCAGGCCGAGTCGGCCGACCGCGACCGGACGCTTGCGGCGCCCGCGACTCGACGACTCGCCAAGGAGGAGGGTGTCGACATCGACGCCGTCCCCGCGACCGAGGAGCGCGACGGCGAGGCGTTCGTCACGCCCGACGCCGTCCGAGAGTACGCCGAGGCCCAGCAACGGGCGCAGGAGGCCGACGCGGAAGCGCTCGAGGCCGGCGAACCGGTCGGCGAGGCCGAGAAGGGGACCGAGTTCGCGCCCGGCGAGCGCGAGCGCCGGGAGCCGTTCCGCGGCGTCCGCAAGACGATCGCCGACGCGATGGTCGAGTCGAAGTACAGCGCGCCCCACGTCACCCACCACGACGAGGTCGACGTGACCGAACTCGTCGAGGCGCGAGAGCGGCTCAAACCCCGCGCAGAGGAGCAGGGGATCCGCCTCACCTACATGCCCTTCATCATGAAGGCCGTGACGGCGGCGCTGAAGGAGTACCCCGAGATGAACGCGGTGATCGACGAGGGGAACGACGAGGTCGTCTACCGCGACTACTACAACGTCGGCGTCGCCACGGCGACCGACGTCGGACTGATGGTCCCGGTCGTCGACAACGCCGACGGGAAGGGGCTCCTCCAGTTGTCCTCGGAGATGAACGAACTCGTCCAGAAGGCCCGCGAGCGCTCGATCAGCCCCGGCGAACTCCAGGGCTCGACGTTCACGATCACGAACATCGGCGGGATCGGCGGCGAGTACGCCACGCCGATCATCAACTACCCCGAGGCGGGGATCCTCGCGATCGGCGAGATCAAGCGCAAACCGCGCGTCGTCACCGACGAGGACGGCACCGAGTCGATCGAGCCGCGCTCGATGATGACGCTGTCGCTGTCGTTCGACCACCGGCTGATCGACGGCGCGATCGGCGCACAGTTTACCAACACCGTGATGGAGTACCTCGAGAACCCCGAACTACTACTGCTCGAATGA